GCCCCGTTACCTCAAAAGAGCTTTCCATACATCTTGGCATAAGCACGAGAACTGCCGACAGAATCGTATCAAGACTTGAAAAATGCGGGCTTATTATAGAAGCAGGCCGTCAGGTAATAAAGGAAAGAGGAAGGCCTACAAGAATACTTAAAATTATGTTTTGATTTCATATTTCGGAGGGATAAGAATGGAAAAAGTTAATCAGGAAATAGTACAGGATTTTCTTAAAGACAATAAAAGATTCTTCGAAAAAGGAATAACAAAGAATATCAGCTTTCGTCTAAAGCAGCTTAAAAAGCTGGAATCAGTCTTCCGAAGCTATGAAACGAAGTTTATGCACGCCCTTTATCAAGATTTAGGAAAAGGTAAATTTGAAGCCTATACAACAGAAATCGGATTTATTTACAAAAGCATAAGGCATATGATTAAAAACCTTCAACAGTGGTCAAAGCCTGAAAAAGTAAAAACGCCTGTTTATCTCATGCCCTCAAAAAGCTATATTATTAAAGAACCCTATGGAACGGTTCTCATTATAGGCCCCTTTAATTATCCTCTGCAGCTTATAATGGAGCCGCTTATTGGAGCCATTGCCGCAGGAAACTGCGCCGTAATCAAACCTTCGGAAAATACTCCTGCTGTTTCCTCGGTATTTGCTGAAATGATAGAAAAAACCTTTGACAAAAAATATATAAGTGTGCTCCAAGGAGGTATGGAAACCACTTCTGCCCTTATCAACTCCCCTTTTGATTATATCTTTTTTACAGGAAGCCCTAAGGTAGGTAAAATGGTTATGGCGGCGGCAGCTAAAAACCTGATTCCCGTAACATTAGAGCTTGGCGGAAAAAGCCCTGTAATCGTAGAAAAAACAGCCAATATCTCTCTTGCCGCAAAACGCATCGTGTGGGGCAAATTCATAAATACTGGGCAAACATGCGTAGCACCGGATTACATCCTTGCAGATTCCCGAATAAAGAATATTTTAATAAAAGAAATGAAAAATACCATAGTTCATTTCTTCGGTACCGATTCTCTTGATAATCCCGATTATGGAAGAATAATAAACGAAAGAGCCTTTCTAAGACTTGCATCAATTATAGATATGGAAAAAGAGCATATACTTTACGGCGGAAAATATGTAAAAGCAAATCTTCATATAGAGCCGACTTTGATAGAAGTAAATTCTCTGGAAGCTCCTGTTATGGCAGATGAAATTTTTGGCCCCTTGCTTCCTATAATGGAATATAAACATTTAGACGAGGCGATTTCCATAATAAACAGCCAGCCCAAGCCCCTGGCGGCATATTTGTTCACAGAAAACAAGGTTGCCGAGAAGCATGTTTTAAGGCATCTTTCCTTCGGAGGAGGTTGTATAAATGATACTATCACTCATATCGCAAATCCCAATCTTCCTTTCGGAGGCATTGGAAATTCAGGTATGGGCTTTTATCACGGAAAATACAGCTTTGAACTCTTCTCCCATAAAAAGTCTATACTGAAAAAAAGCACATTCATAGAAATGGGAATGACCTTCCCTCCCTATGGGAATAAAATCAATTTGATGCGTCAGATACTAAAATAACCTCGATTAGTAATTCAATCTAAATTATTTATGGTTACTCATTATACAACTTAATAATTATAAATTCAATATGTATTACGGAAAAATTAAAATCATACACCTTACTTTGTGATTTTTTATCTTTCCGTTTTCTTTTTAGTCCACTATTTGTTATTGATATATAGCCAACTTGCTTTTGCCTCCAGGAGACTTAATATAAAGTAAAAGTAAATTAATAATGCTATTGTTTTATATTAATTCAAGTATGAAATAAGCTTTATTTCTTATGGTGAAGAGATTCTATTTCTTCTTTAAATTCCCTTTTGAGTATACAAAATAACGAATAGGGGGGCTTAAAGTGTCAAAGATTTGTAAAATAGCAGAAATTTGAGTAATATTGAGAAAACTCTTGCTATATGGAGAATTTCTGGTATACTTTTCTCTCAGAGCATAAAATATGCTTATAAATCCCTGAATACAGGGAACAGAAAGGTTGCTGAGTAATGAAAAAAAGAGTTTTACTTATTCTTGCCATTGTGATGTCTTTAGGCATGACCCTTAGCGGTTGCGGCGGGAACCAAGCAAAAACCGAGAAGGTGGCACAGGAGGCCACAGCCAAAATATTTTCTGACGATAACAAGATACCCTACGGGGATCGACTGGAAATTGAAGGCGCTGCTTCTGTAGAACGTCAGGGAGACGTAAAGGATTCACCCTATTATGCACAGCCGGATTTCTACAATATGAAATCTAGTGAAACCTTGACGATTCTTGAAAATTTCAAAACCATCCAGCAGGCTACAGAATGGACCTGCGGACCCACATCTGCACTTATGGTTTTGGAATATTACGGTAAAAGAAGCGATATGAACGAAGCGGACCTCGTTAAATTAAGACAAAAAGACGAGCCGGGCGCCACAAACTTACAGCAGATGATAAATATATTTGAAGGCTTAGGCGGTTGGGATATTTATTCCACTTATGACATGGAAGACCCTGAAAATATGCCGGAGGATATGGTT
This is a stretch of genomic DNA from Anaeropeptidivorans aminofermentans. It encodes these proteins:
- a CDS encoding aldehyde dehydrogenase, translating into MEKVNQEIVQDFLKDNKRFFEKGITKNISFRLKQLKKLESVFRSYETKFMHALYQDLGKGKFEAYTTEIGFIYKSIRHMIKNLQQWSKPEKVKTPVYLMPSKSYIIKEPYGTVLIIGPFNYPLQLIMEPLIGAIAAGNCAVIKPSENTPAVSSVFAEMIEKTFDKKYISVLQGGMETTSALINSPFDYIFFTGSPKVGKMVMAAAAKNLIPVTLELGGKSPVIVEKTANISLAAKRIVWGKFINTGQTCVAPDYILADSRIKNILIKEMKNTIVHFFGTDSLDNPDYGRIINERAFLRLASIIDMEKEHILYGGKYVKANLHIEPTLIEVNSLEAPVMADEIFGPLLPIMEYKHLDEAISIINSQPKPLAAYLFTENKVAEKHVLRHLSFGGGCINDTITHIANPNLPFGGIGNSGMGFYHGKYSFELFSHKKSILKKSTFIEMGMTFPPYGNKINLMRQILK
- a CDS encoding C39 family peptidase, translating into MKKRVLLILAIVMSLGMTLSGCGGNQAKTEKVAQEATAKIFSDDNKIPYGDRLEIEGAASVERQGDVKDSPYYAQPDFYNMKSSETLTILENFKTIQQATEWTCGPTSALMVLEYYGKRSDMNEADLVKLRQKDEPGATNLQQMINIFEGLGGWDIYSTYDMEDPENMPEDMVLNFLKEGKPILIGWDDWGGHWLVIIGYDTMGTETTADDVLIMADPYDTTDHNQDGYLIQSFERVYYNWGNTFDPDFSRNVFLVPTPSK